One Coffea arabica cultivar ET-39 chromosome 5e, Coffea Arabica ET-39 HiFi, whole genome shotgun sequence DNA segment encodes these proteins:
- the LOC113687966 gene encoding probable serine/threonine-protein kinase SIS8 isoform X3, producing the protein MEERQDEAGPSQQRPPGATWWSPDLVEKIGSVSLDSKEKEILRNKKSINKDEYDCSPHQMASQILWSTGMLSEAIPNGFYSVVPEKRLKELFEDIPTLDELQALELQGLRADIILVDVEKDKKISMLKQLIATLVKGLNSNPAATIKKIAGLVSDFYKRPIVELSPGKVLLEETSHVSENRGVQMLGQIKHGSCRPRAILFKVLADTVGIESRLMVGLPTEGNSECVDSYKHMSVLVVLNSVELLVDLMRFPGQLIPLSTKAIYMTHISAAGESDSAENDSCDSPLEPNSPLYGVSDRADPEGTDKDDSPQYQRRLEASSNAAEPSLRNAMLRSSTFVDRKLSSYHSEPNIAATFWRRSRRRVIAEQRTASSSPEHPSSRARGRSMLSGDNRTFRDYSDDMATSSNRSEGASTSETRRLRRRSISITPEIGDDIVRAVRAMNETLKQNRLLKGQGENRSDVQKDDDLSGGRSSMYSFQREHNDSQKAMSLPSSPHEYGSQTPERSGTSNYRVNDDMVSTWNRILGSPMFQNKPLLPFEEWNIDFSELTVGTRVGIGFFGEVFRGIWNGTDVAIKVFLEQDLTAENMEDFCNEISILSRLRHPNVILFLGACTKPPHLSMVTEYMEMGSLYYLIHLSGQKKKLSWRRRLKMLRDICRGLMCIHRMKIVHRDLKSANCLVNKHWTVKICDFGLSRIMTDSPMGDSSSAGTPEWMAPELIRNEPFTEKCDIFSLGVIMWELCTLGRPWEGIPPERVVYAVANEGSRLEIPEGPLGRLIADCWAEPHERPSCEDILTRLLDCEYSLC; encoded by the exons ATGGAAGAGAGACAAGACGAAGCAGGGCCTTCACAGCAGAGGCCTCCTGGTGCTACATGGTGGTCGCCAGATCTTGTTGAAAAAATTGGATCTGTGTCTTTAGACTCtaaagaaaaagagattctAAGGAATAAAAAATCAATTAATAAAGATGAATATGATTGCTCACCACATCAGATGGCGTCACAGATCCTTTGGAGCACTGGAATGCTTTCAGAAGCGATTCCAAATGGTTTCTATTCAGTTGTTCCT GAGAAAAGGCTTAAGGAGCTTTTTGAAGATATTCCTACTCTTGATGAGCTTCAGGCTTTGGAGCTTCAGGGTTTAAGAGCTGATATTATACTTGTAGATGTGGAGAAAGATAAAAAGATTTCCATGCTAAAGCAACTAATTGCTACCCTGGTTAAAGGTCTGAATTCAAATCCTGCGGCGACAATAAAAAAGATTGCTGGATTG GTGTCTGACTTCTACAAACGACCAATTGTGGAACTTAGTCCTGGAAAAGTTTTACTGGAAGAAACCTCTCATGTTTCTGAAAATAGAGGTGTTCAGATGCTTGGACAAATAAAGCATGGTTCATGCCGGCCTCGAGCAATATTATTCAAAGTCCTTGCAGATACAGTTGGCATTGAGAGTAGGCTAATGGTG GGTTTGCCTACTGAAGGAAATTCAGAGTGTGTAGACTCATACAAGCATATGTCTGTTCTAGTGGTTTTGAATTCTGTGGAACTTTTGGTTGATCTTATGCGGTTCCCTGGCCAGCTTATACCCCTATCGACTAAAGCAATTTATATGACTCATATATCTGCTGCTGGGGAAAGTGACTCTGCAGAAAATGATTCCTGCGATTCACCATTAGAGCCAAATAGTCCTCTTTATGGGGTTTCGGATAGAGCTGATCCTGAGGG TACTGATAAGGATGATAGCCCTCAATACCAGAGGAGACTTGAAGCTTCTTCAAACGCTGCTGAGCCTTCTTTGAGGAATGCGATGTTGCGCTCTTCTACTTTTGTTGATAGAAAATTAAG TTCATATCATAGCGAACCTAATATTGCGGCTACCTTTTGGCGAAGGAGCAGGAGAAGGGTCATTGCTGAACAAAGGACTGCTAGTTCAAG TCCAGAGCATCCTTCATCTCGTGCTCGTGGGCGCTCTATGCTTAGCGGTGATAACAGAACATTTAGAGATTATTCTGATGACATGGCTACATCAAG CAACAGATCTGAAGGTGCCTCAACATCAGAGACTCGTAGATTAAGACGAAGAAGCATCAGTATAACTCCAGAAATTGGTGATGATATTGTAAG AGCTGTTCGAGCAATGAATGAAACATTGAAGCAGAATCGCCTCTTAAAAGGACAAGGAGAAAATAGGTCGGATGTCCAGAAAGAT GATGATTTATCTGGTGGAAGATCTTCCATGTATTCTTTTCAGAGAGAGCACAATGATTCTCAAAAGGCAATGTCATTACCTTCTTCTCCTCATGAATATGGGAGTCAAACTCCTGAGAGGAGTGGGACATCAAACTACAGGGTAAATGATGACATGGTGTCAACATGGAACAGAATTCTTGGATCGCCTATGTTCCAGAATAAACCTCTTTTACCTTTTGAAGAGTGGAACATTGACTTCTCAGAACTAACAGTTGGCACTCGTGTTGGAATTG GTTTTTTTGGAGAAGTTTTCCGTGGCATTTGGAACGGAACTGATGTTGCCATCAAAGTTTTTCTGGAGCAAGATCTGACTGCTGAAAACATGGAGGACTTTTGCAATGAGATTTCCATCCTAAG CCGCCTTCGGCACCCAAATG TTATATTATTTCTGGGTGCCTGCACAAAGCCCCCACATTTATCAATGGTCACCGAATACATGGAGATGGGGTCATTGTATTATCTGATTCATTTAAGTGGTCAGAAGAAAAAACTCAGTTGGCGCAGGAGACTAAAAATGCTTCGTGACATATGCAG AGGGCTGATGTGCATACATCGAATGAAGATTGTCCACCGGGATTTGAAAAGTGCAAATTGCCTTGTCAATAAACACTGGACCGTCAAGATCTGTGATTTTGGGCTATCAAGAATAATGACAGATTCTCCCATGGGGGACTCGTCATCTGCAGGGACACCGGAGTGGATGGCCCCGGAACTTATTCGCAATGAACCCTTCACCGAGAAATGTGATATCTTCAGCCTTGGTGTTATTATGTGGGAGCTGTGCACTCTAGGTAGACCCTGGGAGGGCATACCACCAGAGAGG GTGGTTTATGCTGTTGCCAATGAGGGATCACGGTTGGAGATTCCTGAAGGACCTCTTGGTAGGCTTATTGCAG ATTGTTGGGCAGAGCCGCATGAACGTCCTAGTTGCGAGGACATTCTTACCCGCTTGCTCGACTGCGAGTATTCATTGTGCTAA
- the LOC113687966 gene encoding probable serine/threonine-protein kinase SIS8 isoform X2 gives MEERQDEAGPSQQRPPGATWWSPDLVEKIGSVSLDSKEKEILRNKKSINKDEYDCSPHQMASQILWSTGMLSEAIPNGFYSVVPEKRLKELFEDIPTLDELQALELQGLRADIILVDVEKDKKISMLKQLIATLVKGLNSNPAATIKKIAGLVSDFYKRPIVELSPGKVLLEETSHVSENRGVQMLGQIKHGSCRPRAILFKVLADTVGIESRLMVGLPTEGNSECVDSYKHMSVLVVLNSVELLVDLMRFPGQLIPLSTKAIYMTHISAAGESDSAENDSCDSPLEPNSPLYGVSDRADPEGTDKDDSPQYQRRLEASSNAAEPSLRNAMLRSSTFVDRKLSSYHSEPNIAATFWRRSRRRVIAEQRTASSSPEHPSSRARGRSMLSGDNRTFRDYSDDMATSRSEGASTSETRRLRRRSISITPEIGDDIVRAVRAMNETLKQNRLLKGQGENRSDVQKDVSDFYLGDQDDLSGGRSSMYSFQREHNDSQKAMSLPSSPHEYGSQTPERSGTSNYRVNDDMVSTWNRILGSPMFQNKPLLPFEEWNIDFSELTVGTRVGIGFFGEVFRGIWNGTDVAIKVFLEQDLTAENMEDFCNEISILSRLRHPNVILFLGACTKPPHLSMVTEYMEMGSLYYLIHLSGQKKKLSWRRRLKMLRDICRGLMCIHRMKIVHRDLKSANCLVNKHWTVKICDFGLSRIMTDSPMGDSSSAGTPEWMAPELIRNEPFTEKCDIFSLGVIMWELCTLGRPWEGIPPERVVYAVANEGSRLEIPEGPLGRLIADCWAEPHERPSCEDILTRLLDCEYSLC, from the exons ATGGAAGAGAGACAAGACGAAGCAGGGCCTTCACAGCAGAGGCCTCCTGGTGCTACATGGTGGTCGCCAGATCTTGTTGAAAAAATTGGATCTGTGTCTTTAGACTCtaaagaaaaagagattctAAGGAATAAAAAATCAATTAATAAAGATGAATATGATTGCTCACCACATCAGATGGCGTCACAGATCCTTTGGAGCACTGGAATGCTTTCAGAAGCGATTCCAAATGGTTTCTATTCAGTTGTTCCT GAGAAAAGGCTTAAGGAGCTTTTTGAAGATATTCCTACTCTTGATGAGCTTCAGGCTTTGGAGCTTCAGGGTTTAAGAGCTGATATTATACTTGTAGATGTGGAGAAAGATAAAAAGATTTCCATGCTAAAGCAACTAATTGCTACCCTGGTTAAAGGTCTGAATTCAAATCCTGCGGCGACAATAAAAAAGATTGCTGGATTG GTGTCTGACTTCTACAAACGACCAATTGTGGAACTTAGTCCTGGAAAAGTTTTACTGGAAGAAACCTCTCATGTTTCTGAAAATAGAGGTGTTCAGATGCTTGGACAAATAAAGCATGGTTCATGCCGGCCTCGAGCAATATTATTCAAAGTCCTTGCAGATACAGTTGGCATTGAGAGTAGGCTAATGGTG GGTTTGCCTACTGAAGGAAATTCAGAGTGTGTAGACTCATACAAGCATATGTCTGTTCTAGTGGTTTTGAATTCTGTGGAACTTTTGGTTGATCTTATGCGGTTCCCTGGCCAGCTTATACCCCTATCGACTAAAGCAATTTATATGACTCATATATCTGCTGCTGGGGAAAGTGACTCTGCAGAAAATGATTCCTGCGATTCACCATTAGAGCCAAATAGTCCTCTTTATGGGGTTTCGGATAGAGCTGATCCTGAGGG TACTGATAAGGATGATAGCCCTCAATACCAGAGGAGACTTGAAGCTTCTTCAAACGCTGCTGAGCCTTCTTTGAGGAATGCGATGTTGCGCTCTTCTACTTTTGTTGATAGAAAATTAAG TTCATATCATAGCGAACCTAATATTGCGGCTACCTTTTGGCGAAGGAGCAGGAGAAGGGTCATTGCTGAACAAAGGACTGCTAGTTCAAG TCCAGAGCATCCTTCATCTCGTGCTCGTGGGCGCTCTATGCTTAGCGGTGATAACAGAACATTTAGAGATTATTCTGATGACATGGCTACATCAAG ATCTGAAGGTGCCTCAACATCAGAGACTCGTAGATTAAGACGAAGAAGCATCAGTATAACTCCAGAAATTGGTGATGATATTGTAAG AGCTGTTCGAGCAATGAATGAAACATTGAAGCAGAATCGCCTCTTAAAAGGACAAGGAGAAAATAGGTCGGATGTCCAGAAAGAT GTATCTGATTTTTACCTTGGTGACCAGGATGATTTATCTGGTGGAAGATCTTCCATGTATTCTTTTCAGAGAGAGCACAATGATTCTCAAAAGGCAATGTCATTACCTTCTTCTCCTCATGAATATGGGAGTCAAACTCCTGAGAGGAGTGGGACATCAAACTACAGGGTAAATGATGACATGGTGTCAACATGGAACAGAATTCTTGGATCGCCTATGTTCCAGAATAAACCTCTTTTACCTTTTGAAGAGTGGAACATTGACTTCTCAGAACTAACAGTTGGCACTCGTGTTGGAATTG GTTTTTTTGGAGAAGTTTTCCGTGGCATTTGGAACGGAACTGATGTTGCCATCAAAGTTTTTCTGGAGCAAGATCTGACTGCTGAAAACATGGAGGACTTTTGCAATGAGATTTCCATCCTAAG CCGCCTTCGGCACCCAAATG TTATATTATTTCTGGGTGCCTGCACAAAGCCCCCACATTTATCAATGGTCACCGAATACATGGAGATGGGGTCATTGTATTATCTGATTCATTTAAGTGGTCAGAAGAAAAAACTCAGTTGGCGCAGGAGACTAAAAATGCTTCGTGACATATGCAG AGGGCTGATGTGCATACATCGAATGAAGATTGTCCACCGGGATTTGAAAAGTGCAAATTGCCTTGTCAATAAACACTGGACCGTCAAGATCTGTGATTTTGGGCTATCAAGAATAATGACAGATTCTCCCATGGGGGACTCGTCATCTGCAGGGACACCGGAGTGGATGGCCCCGGAACTTATTCGCAATGAACCCTTCACCGAGAAATGTGATATCTTCAGCCTTGGTGTTATTATGTGGGAGCTGTGCACTCTAGGTAGACCCTGGGAGGGCATACCACCAGAGAGG GTGGTTTATGCTGTTGCCAATGAGGGATCACGGTTGGAGATTCCTGAAGGACCTCTTGGTAGGCTTATTGCAG ATTGTTGGGCAGAGCCGCATGAACGTCCTAGTTGCGAGGACATTCTTACCCGCTTGCTCGACTGCGAGTATTCATTGTGCTAA